The Mycolicibacterium boenickei genome has a segment encoding these proteins:
- the hrcA gene encoding heat-inducible transcriptional repressor HrcA, translating to MGSADERRFEVLRAIVADFVATQEPIGSKTLVERHNLGVSSATVRNDMAVLEAEGYITQPHTSSGRVPTEKGYREFVDRIDNVKPLSSSERRAILSFLESGVDLDDVLRRAVRLLAQLTRQVAIVQYPTLSTSSVRHLEVVALTPARLLLVVITDSGRVDQRIVELGDAIDEHELSKLREMLGQALEGKPLTAASIAVSDLATHLNGHGALADAVGRSATVLVETLVEHTEERLLLGGTANLTRNTADFGGSLRSVLEALEEQVVVLRLLAAQQEAGKVTVRIGHETEAEQMLGTSVVSTTYGSSGKVYGGMGVVGPTRMDYPGTIANVAAVALYIGEVLGTR from the coding sequence GTGGGGAGCGCCGACGAACGTCGTTTCGAGGTGTTGCGCGCCATCGTCGCCGACTTCGTGGCCACCCAGGAGCCCATCGGTTCCAAGACCCTGGTGGAGCGCCACAACCTCGGCGTGTCCAGCGCGACGGTCCGCAACGACATGGCGGTGCTGGAAGCCGAGGGCTACATCACCCAGCCGCACACCAGCTCGGGCCGGGTGCCCACCGAGAAGGGCTACCGCGAGTTCGTCGATCGCATCGACAACGTCAAGCCGCTGTCCTCGTCGGAACGCCGCGCGATCCTGTCGTTCCTGGAATCCGGCGTCGACCTGGACGACGTGCTGCGGCGTGCGGTGCGCCTGCTCGCGCAGCTGACCAGGCAGGTCGCGATCGTGCAGTACCCCACGCTGTCCACCTCGTCCGTCCGCCACCTAGAGGTGGTCGCGCTGACCCCGGCGCGGCTGCTGCTGGTGGTCATCACCGATTCGGGCCGGGTCGATCAGCGCATCGTGGAGCTCGGCGATGCGATCGACGAGCACGAGCTGTCGAAACTGCGCGAGATGCTGGGGCAAGCGCTGGAAGGCAAGCCGCTGACCGCGGCATCGATCGCGGTCAGCGACCTGGCTACACACCTCAACGGCCACGGCGCCCTGGCCGATGCGGTCGGCCGGTCGGCGACCGTCCTGGTCGAGACACTCGTCGAGCACACCGAGGAACGGCTGCTCCTCGGCGGGACCGCCAACCTGACCCGCAACACCGCTGATTTCGGCGGATCGCTGCGGTCGGTGCTGGAGGCTCTCGAAGAGCAGGTGGTGGTGCTGAGGTTGTTGGCAGCCCAGCAGGAAGCGGGCAAGGTCACCGTGCGGATCGGTCATGAGACCGAGGCCGAACAGATGCTGGGAACGTCGGTGGTGAGCACCACGTACGGCAGTTCGGGCAAGGTGTACGGCGGAATGGGTGTGGTGGGTCCCACCCGAATGGACTACCCGGGAACCATCGCCAATGTCGCGGCGGTTGCTCTGTACATCGGCGAAGTCCTAGGTACCCGGTAA
- a CDS encoding PhoH family protein, whose product MTPRDTTADSSATPSESVRSSITVPPDIIVGLLGSADENLRALERLLTADIHARGNEITFTGEPADVALAERVVAELIAVASSGQAVTPEAVRHSVAILTGTEDASPAEVLTLDILSRRGKTIRPKTLNQKRYVDAIDAHTIVFGIGPAGTGKTYLAMAKAVSALQSKQVNRIILTRPAVEAGERLGFLPGTLTEKIDPYLRPLYDALHDMMDPAAIPNLLAAGVIEVAPLAFMRGRSLNDAFIILDEAQNTTAEQMKMFLTRLGFGSKIVVTGDITQVDLPGGARSGLRAAINILDGIEDIHFAELTSADVVRHRLVSEIVDAYARHEEPALLNRAQRRSSNGRPRR is encoded by the coding sequence GTGACGCCCCGCGACACGACCGCTGACTCGTCGGCCACCCCATCGGAATCGGTCCGCAGCAGCATCACTGTTCCGCCCGACATCATCGTGGGCCTGCTCGGCTCGGCTGATGAAAATCTGCGGGCACTCGAACGACTTCTGACCGCCGACATCCACGCCCGCGGCAACGAGATCACCTTCACCGGTGAGCCCGCCGACGTGGCTTTGGCCGAACGTGTGGTCGCCGAGCTGATCGCCGTCGCCTCCAGCGGGCAGGCGGTGACACCCGAGGCGGTACGCCACAGCGTTGCCATCCTCACCGGAACCGAGGACGCGTCGCCGGCCGAGGTGCTCACGCTCGACATCCTGAGCCGCCGCGGCAAGACCATCCGGCCCAAGACGCTCAACCAGAAGCGCTACGTCGACGCCATCGATGCGCACACCATCGTGTTCGGCATCGGGCCGGCCGGTACCGGTAAGACGTACCTGGCGATGGCCAAGGCGGTGAGCGCGCTGCAGTCCAAGCAGGTCAACCGGATCATCCTGACCCGTCCTGCGGTGGAGGCCGGTGAGCGCCTCGGTTTCCTGCCCGGCACATTGACCGAGAAGATCGACCCGTATCTGCGGCCGCTCTACGACGCACTGCACGACATGATGGATCCGGCCGCGATTCCGAACCTGTTGGCCGCGGGCGTGATTGAGGTGGCACCGCTGGCCTTCATGCGCGGTCGCAGCCTCAATGATGCGTTCATCATCCTCGACGAGGCGCAGAACACCACGGCCGAGCAGATGAAGATGTTCCTGACGCGCCTGGGATTCGGCTCGAAAATCGTTGTCACCGGCGACATCACGCAGGTGGACCTGCCCGGCGGGGCTCGTTCTGGCCTGCGGGCGGCGATCAACATCCTCGACGGCATCGAGGACATCCACTTCGCCGAACTCACCAGCGCCGACGTGGTCCGGCACCGCCTGGTGTCCGAGATCGTCGACGCCTACGCCCGACATGAGGAGCCGGCATTGCTCAACCGTGCCCAACGCCGTTCGTCGAACGGGCGGCCCCGCAGATGA
- a CDS encoding MbtH family protein, with the protein MSTNPFDDENGTFYVLVNDEDQHSLWPAFADVPAGWRVVFGAAGRAECLDYVEANWTDLRPGSLREAMANQGG; encoded by the coding sequence ATGAGTACCAATCCGTTCGATGACGAGAACGGCACGTTCTACGTGCTGGTCAACGATGAGGACCAGCACAGCCTCTGGCCGGCGTTCGCCGATGTGCCCGCCGGCTGGCGAGTGGTCTTCGGTGCGGCCGGCCGCGCCGAGTGCCTGGACTACGTCGAGGCGAACTGGACGGATCTGCGGCCGGGCAGCCTGCGTGAGGCGATGGCGAACCAGGGCGGCTGA
- a CDS encoding 16S rRNA (uracil(1498)-N(3))-methyltransferase, whose protein sequence is MSAGLFYVDALPGAGELAVVDGDEGFHASNVRRIRVGEQIDLSDGAGALAHCVVEETAKGRLSARVTERVAIAAPRPTVTVVQALPKSDRSELAVELATEAGADGFVAWQATRCVARWDGPKVDKGLRRWEAVARSAARQSRRAYVPGVEGVVSTTSLTQRVADAVADGAVVLALHESATEPLAELPLAQADSLILIVGPEGGIADDEIVALTGAGAKAVRLGPTVLRTSTAAAVALGAIGALTARWEI, encoded by the coding sequence GTGAGTGCAGGGCTGTTCTACGTCGACGCGCTGCCGGGCGCGGGGGAGTTGGCCGTCGTCGACGGCGATGAGGGATTCCACGCGTCCAACGTGCGTCGCATCCGCGTCGGTGAGCAGATCGATCTCAGCGACGGTGCCGGGGCGCTGGCGCACTGTGTCGTCGAGGAGACCGCCAAGGGCCGGCTGTCCGCGCGGGTGACCGAGCGGGTCGCCATCGCGGCCCCGCGCCCGACCGTCACCGTGGTGCAGGCGCTGCCCAAGTCCGATCGCTCGGAGCTGGCCGTCGAGTTGGCGACCGAGGCCGGTGCGGACGGGTTCGTCGCCTGGCAGGCCACGCGCTGCGTGGCGCGCTGGGACGGTCCGAAGGTGGACAAGGGACTGCGGCGCTGGGAGGCGGTGGCCCGCTCGGCGGCCCGGCAGTCGCGGCGCGCGTACGTCCCGGGGGTCGAGGGCGTGGTGTCGACGACGTCACTGACCCAGCGGGTCGCCGATGCCGTGGCCGATGGCGCCGTGGTGCTGGCACTGCACGAGTCGGCTACCGAGCCGCTCGCCGAACTTCCTCTGGCTCAAGCGGATTCGTTGATACTCATCGTGGGGCCGGAAGGCGGCATCGCCGACGACGAGATCGTCGCGCTCACGGGGGCCGGGGCGAAGGCCGTGCGACTGGGCCCGACCGTCCTGCGTACGTCGACGGCGGCCGCGGTGGCCCTTGGGGCGATCGGCGCGCTGACGGCGCGCTGGGAGATTTAA
- a CDS encoding type II toxin-antitoxin system VapB family antitoxin has translation MIFKGVQEGKPYPEHGLSYRDWSRIPPRQLRLDELVTTTTVLALDRLLSEDSTFYGDLFPHAVKWRGDIYLEDGLHRAVRAALRNRTILHARVFDMDALAPNPA, from the coding sequence ATGATCTTCAAAGGCGTCCAGGAGGGCAAACCCTACCCGGAGCACGGGCTGTCCTATCGAGATTGGTCGCGCATCCCGCCGCGCCAACTGCGCCTCGACGAGCTCGTCACCACCACCACGGTGCTCGCCCTGGACCGGCTGCTGTCCGAGGACTCGACGTTCTACGGGGATCTGTTCCCGCACGCGGTGAAGTGGCGCGGCGACATCTATCTCGAAGACGGCCTGCACCGGGCCGTGCGCGCGGCGTTGCGAAATCGCACCATCCTGCATGCGCGGGTGTTCGACATGGATGCGCTCGCGCCGAACCCGGCGTGA
- a CDS encoding non-ribosomal peptide synthetase produces the protein MTTTGTPPGVEDVLALSPLQQGLYSLAGLTEGDDGADPYVIAMAADVEGALDAELLRTCAEAMLVRHPNLRASFFQGNLSRPVAVVPSAIELPWRQVQADDEHAVRLEAEERARRFDLGRGPLMRFLLIEKPGLRWRLVIVAHHIVIDGWSLPVFVGELLALYAANGDAAGLPVKVRPYRDYIGWLAGRDQQASRARWQAHLYGMDAPTLLSPALAGRETQPGLPSRTEVNLDEQQSEAIFEAARSRGVTVNTLFQMAWATILSVFTDRTDVVYGVTVSGRPDELAGVESMVGLFINTVPLRVRVDPGLPVGNQCLALQREAAELRDHSYLSHTELRSIGGIGELYDTLLVYENFPPGGLVGSDEFDLGGATLRPSALESLSHFPVTIAAHPTHGRLTVLVETLDGALGPIDPHALGLRVLAVVQRLLEHWERPLREVAVTLDDDPQPAGTPVITGEDRSHNGFPASFHTAFTENAGERLGSVALSWDGGELSYRELDDAADRLAAELIRRGVGDETPVPIRLRRGPDYVVAMLAVLKAGGMIVPLDPAMPDERVAEIQRQIGAGRHAVVVDETLLASVDSEPEADYRPAPVHPGQGAYIVFTSGTTGKPKGVIGTHQALLAYCADHAHQVLQPAATRLGRPLRVAHAWSFTFDAAWQPLAALLDGHTVHIVLDDVQRDAEALVDTIGRFAIDMIDTTPSMFASLRAAGLLSRVPLAVLALGGEAIDTATWQGIQSECERTWMSAHNCYGPTETTVEAVVAAIAEHPQPCIGHPTESTAAYVLDGWLRPVPDGVYGELYLAGGQLTRGYLGRPGETAARFIADPFTPGARMYRTGDVVRRNPESRAIEFLGRSDDQVKIRGFRVEPGEVAATLHTHPGVRHAHVAVRQHRSGPRLVAYVVTNTSATELRRMLTTTLPRHLVPHHIVVVDEIPLTTNGKVDDAALAALGTGGTGEGSAQPATETERVLAEVLAEVLGTAEGAGVDVTADFLDLGLDSIVALSVVQAVRRRGIALRARLMLDCATVRELAAAIDSDVAAVERSDDVPGAATTPGPIPLLPNGRWLYQYGDPRRLAQTEVFRLPAGITRAQLEALLRNVIDGHEVLRARLDRDALALTPHPPREVLSEATASGDLNDAVAEQAEGSVQRMDPEHGSMLDAVWLHHPEVEGGLLILTAHVLALDPASWRILVGELENAWHALASGRSPMPVREHTSLRQWSRLLTERAAGLGTCDFWVRQFDGGDPEIGSRRIDPATDRMADVTVTMSFAEPEVTARLLTGAVPVTEVLAAATARAVTGWRRHRGQPTPAPLLALETHGRSDAVVSDHGDVDTGDTAGLLSMIYPLRLTTDDARGVAAQVAAIPGDAIDYGLLRYLREDTAERLGAHRDPQVLLNYLGRIELDASDHALLQDRSLQTGVTPIPEPNVAVRHELTIMAAVIDRDGSAVLGTQWRTLPDILSAADIAALQALWLDALREVTT, from the coding sequence ATGACGACCACCGGAACGCCGCCCGGCGTCGAGGACGTGCTGGCGCTCAGCCCGCTGCAACAAGGGCTGTACTCGCTGGCCGGCCTGACCGAAGGCGATGACGGAGCCGATCCGTACGTGATCGCCATGGCCGCCGACGTCGAGGGGGCACTCGACGCCGAGCTGCTGAGGACCTGCGCCGAGGCGATGCTGGTGCGCCATCCGAACCTGCGGGCCAGCTTCTTCCAGGGAAACCTGAGCCGCCCGGTCGCCGTGGTCCCGTCCGCGATCGAACTGCCCTGGCGACAGGTGCAGGCCGACGACGAGCATGCGGTCAGGCTGGAAGCCGAGGAGCGTGCCCGGCGGTTCGACCTCGGCCGCGGGCCGTTGATGCGTTTCCTGCTCATCGAGAAGCCGGGACTGCGTTGGCGTCTGGTGATCGTCGCCCACCACATCGTGATCGACGGCTGGTCTCTGCCGGTCTTCGTGGGGGAGCTACTCGCGCTGTACGCAGCGAACGGCGATGCCGCCGGACTGCCCGTGAAAGTGCGTCCGTACCGCGACTACATCGGCTGGCTGGCCGGGCGCGATCAGCAGGCCAGCCGGGCGCGATGGCAGGCGCATCTGTACGGCATGGATGCCCCCACGTTGCTGTCCCCGGCGCTGGCCGGACGGGAGACCCAGCCGGGCCTGCCGTCGCGCACCGAGGTGAACCTCGACGAACAACAGTCAGAGGCGATCTTCGAGGCCGCCAGGTCTCGGGGTGTCACGGTCAACACCCTGTTCCAGATGGCCTGGGCGACAATTCTTTCGGTCTTCACCGACCGCACCGACGTGGTGTACGGCGTCACGGTGTCGGGGCGTCCGGACGAGCTGGCCGGCGTCGAGTCGATGGTCGGTCTTTTCATCAACACCGTGCCGCTGCGGGTCCGGGTCGACCCCGGCTTACCCGTCGGCAACCAGTGCCTGGCGCTGCAGCGCGAAGCCGCCGAACTGCGCGACCACAGCTATCTCAGTCACACCGAGTTGCGTTCGATCGGCGGGATCGGCGAACTCTACGACACGCTGCTGGTGTACGAGAACTTCCCACCCGGCGGGTTGGTCGGCAGTGACGAGTTCGACCTCGGCGGAGCGACACTGCGGCCGTCGGCCCTGGAGAGCCTGTCGCATTTCCCGGTCACGATCGCCGCGCATCCGACGCACGGCCGGCTCACGGTGCTCGTCGAAACCCTCGACGGGGCACTGGGGCCCATCGATCCGCATGCCCTGGGTCTGCGGGTGCTGGCCGTCGTGCAGCGGTTGCTGGAGCACTGGGAACGTCCGCTGCGCGAGGTCGCCGTCACGCTCGATGACGATCCGCAGCCGGCAGGCACACCGGTCATCACCGGTGAAGACCGGTCCCACAACGGTTTTCCGGCTAGCTTTCACACCGCCTTCACCGAGAATGCCGGGGAGCGGCTCGGTTCGGTGGCGCTGAGCTGGGATGGGGGAGAACTCAGTTACCGCGAGCTCGACGACGCCGCCGATCGCCTGGCCGCCGAGCTGATCCGGCGCGGGGTGGGCGACGAGACCCCTGTCCCGATCCGGTTGCGCCGTGGGCCCGACTACGTGGTGGCGATGCTCGCAGTGCTCAAGGCCGGTGGGATGATCGTGCCCCTCGATCCGGCCATGCCCGACGAGCGGGTGGCCGAGATCCAGCGGCAGATCGGCGCGGGCCGACACGCCGTCGTCGTCGATGAAACGCTGCTGGCATCCGTCGACTCCGAACCGGAAGCCGACTACCGGCCCGCGCCGGTACACCCCGGGCAGGGCGCCTACATCGTGTTCACCTCGGGCACCACCGGAAAACCCAAGGGCGTCATCGGAACCCATCAGGCCTTGCTGGCCTACTGCGCCGATCACGCCCACCAGGTGTTGCAGCCTGCGGCCACGCGCCTCGGCCGTCCGCTACGGGTGGCCCATGCCTGGTCGTTCACCTTCGACGCGGCCTGGCAGCCGTTGGCAGCGCTGCTCGACGGGCACACCGTCCACATCGTGCTCGATGACGTGCAGCGCGATGCCGAGGCCCTGGTGGACACCATCGGGCGCTTCGCGATCGACATGATCGACACCACCCCATCGATGTTCGCCTCGTTGCGGGCGGCGGGCCTGCTGAGCCGGGTGCCGTTGGCGGTGCTCGCGCTCGGCGGTGAAGCCATCGACACCGCTACCTGGCAGGGTATCCAGTCCGAGTGCGAGCGCACCTGGATGTCGGCACACAACTGCTACGGACCGACCGAGACCACGGTGGAGGCCGTCGTCGCCGCGATTGCCGAACACCCCCAGCCGTGCATCGGTCATCCCACCGAGTCGACGGCGGCGTACGTGCTCGACGGGTGGCTGCGTCCGGTTCCCGACGGTGTCTACGGCGAACTGTATTTGGCTGGTGGACAATTGACCCGGGGTTACCTCGGGAGGCCGGGGGAGACGGCCGCGCGGTTCATCGCCGATCCGTTCACCCCGGGCGCCCGGATGTACCGCACCGGAGATGTGGTGCGCCGCAATCCGGAATCGCGGGCGATCGAGTTTCTCGGACGCAGCGACGACCAGGTGAAGATTCGCGGCTTCCGGGTGGAACCCGGCGAGGTTGCCGCGACGCTGCACACCCATCCCGGCGTTCGGCACGCCCATGTGGCGGTACGGCAGCACCGCAGCGGGCCGCGACTCGTCGCATACGTGGTGACGAACACCTCGGCCACAGAGCTCCGCCGGATGCTGACCACCACGCTGCCAAGGCATCTGGTGCCACACCACATCGTCGTCGTCGACGAGATCCCGCTGACCACCAACGGCAAGGTCGACGATGCCGCGCTGGCGGCGCTCGGCACCGGCGGGACTGGCGAGGGATCGGCGCAACCGGCGACCGAGACCGAGCGGGTGCTCGCCGAAGTGCTGGCTGAGGTGCTCGGGACGGCCGAGGGCGCCGGTGTCGACGTCACCGCCGACTTCCTCGATCTCGGGCTGGACAGCATCGTGGCGTTGTCTGTCGTGCAGGCCGTGCGCCGCCGAGGTATCGCGTTGCGGGCCCGGCTGATGCTGGACTGCGCGACGGTTCGCGAACTCGCTGCTGCGATCGACTCCGACGTGGCCGCCGTAGAGCGCTCCGACGACGTACCCGGCGCAGCCACCACACCGGGGCCCATCCCGCTGCTACCCAACGGGCGCTGGCTCTACCAGTACGGCGATCCTCGCCGGCTCGCGCAGACCGAGGTGTTCCGGTTGCCGGCCGGAATCACCCGGGCGCAGCTGGAAGCTCTGCTGCGCAACGTGATCGACGGGCATGAGGTGCTGCGTGCCCGGCTGGATCGCGACGCCTTGGCCCTGACTCCGCACCCGCCGCGCGAGGTGTTGTCGGAGGCGACGGCTTCCGGTGACCTCAATGACGCGGTGGCCGAGCAGGCCGAGGGCTCGGTGCAGCGGATGGATCCGGAGCACGGATCGATGCTCGATGCGGTCTGGTTGCACCACCCGGAGGTCGAGGGCGGCCTGCTGATCCTGACCGCCCACGTGCTGGCGCTGGACCCGGCATCGTGGCGGATCCTGGTCGGTGAGCTCGAAAATGCCTGGCATGCACTGGCTTCCGGGCGAAGTCCGATGCCGGTCCGGGAACACACCTCGCTGCGGCAGTGGTCACGCCTGCTGACCGAACGCGCGGCCGGGCTGGGCACGTGTGATTTCTGGGTCCGGCAGTTCGACGGGGGCGACCCCGAGATCGGTTCCCGCCGCATCGATCCCGCCACCGATCGGATGGCCGATGTGACGGTGACGATGTCCTTCGCCGAACCAGAGGTGACAGCTCGGTTGTTGACCGGCGCGGTCCCGGTGACCGAGGTGCTGGCCGCGGCGACGGCGCGAGCCGTGACCGGATGGCGCCGTCACCGCGGCCAGCCGACCCCGGCACCGTTGCTGGCGTTGGAGACCCACGGCAGGTCGGACGCGGTGGTGTCAGACCACGGCGACGTGGACACCGGCGACACCGCGGGACTGCTCAGCATGATCTACCCGTTGCGGCTGACCACCGATGACGCCAGGGGCGTCGCCGCGCAGGTGGCAGCGATCCCGGGCGACGCCATCGACTACGGGCTGCTGCGGTATCTGCGCGAGGACACCGCCGAACGACTCGGCGCCCATCGGGACCCGCAGGTCCTGCTCAACTACCTGGGCCGGATCGAGCTGGATGCGTCCGATCACGCCCTACTGCAGGACCGGTCGTTGCAGACCGGCGTGACCCCGATACCCGAACCGAACGTCGCTGTGCGCCACGAACTGACGATCATGGCCGCGGTGATCGACCGCGACGGGTCGGCCGTACTCGGCACCCAGTGGCGGACCCTGCCCGACATTCTGTCCGCCGCCGACATCGCCGCCCTGCAGGCGCTGTGGCTGGACGCATTGCGAGAGGTGACCACATGA
- the dnaJ gene encoding molecular chaperone DnaJ → MARDYYGLLGVSKGASDSEVKRAYRRLARELHPDVNPDEEAQARFTEIQVAYEVLSDPEKRRIVDMGGDPMESVGGAPGGFSGFGGLGDVFEAFFGGGAASRGPVGRVRPGADSLLRMRLDLAECATGVTKQVTVDTAVLCDLCQGKGTNGKSTPVACDTCDGRGEIQTVQRSLLGQVMTTRPCPVCGGIGEVIPDPCHRCGGDGRVRARREISVKIPAGVGDGMRVRLAAQGEVGPGGGPAGDLYVEVHEKQHEIFVRDGDDLHCTISVPMVDAALGTTVTVDAILDGPTELTIAPGTQPGAVTTLRGHGMPHLRSGVRGDLHAHVDVVVPSRLDSTDTDLLRKLKENRSRDTAEVRSTQASAGTGGLFSRLRETFTGR, encoded by the coding sequence GTGGCACGCGATTATTACGGCTTGCTCGGAGTGAGCAAAGGCGCGAGCGATTCGGAGGTCAAACGTGCCTACCGAAGGCTGGCGCGTGAGCTGCACCCCGACGTCAATCCCGACGAAGAGGCGCAGGCCCGGTTCACCGAGATCCAGGTCGCTTACGAGGTCCTCTCGGATCCCGAGAAGCGACGCATCGTGGACATGGGCGGCGACCCGATGGAGTCGGTGGGCGGCGCGCCCGGCGGGTTCAGCGGGTTCGGCGGTCTTGGCGACGTCTTCGAGGCGTTCTTCGGCGGCGGCGCCGCGTCCCGCGGGCCGGTCGGCCGGGTGCGGCCCGGTGCCGATTCGCTGCTGCGGATGCGGCTGGACCTCGCGGAATGCGCGACGGGCGTGACCAAGCAGGTCACGGTGGACACGGCGGTGCTGTGCGATCTGTGCCAGGGCAAGGGCACCAACGGCAAGTCCACTCCGGTGGCCTGCGACACGTGTGACGGCCGTGGCGAGATCCAGACCGTGCAGCGCTCGCTGCTCGGCCAGGTGATGACCACCCGTCCGTGCCCGGTCTGTGGGGGAATCGGCGAGGTCATCCCCGATCCGTGCCACCGCTGCGGCGGCGACGGCCGGGTGCGCGCCCGACGCGAGATCAGCGTCAAGATCCCGGCCGGTGTCGGCGACGGCATGCGGGTACGGCTGGCCGCGCAGGGCGAGGTCGGACCGGGCGGCGGGCCCGCAGGCGACCTCTACGTCGAAGTCCACGAGAAGCAGCACGAGATCTTCGTCCGCGACGGTGACGACCTGCACTGCACCATCTCGGTGCCGATGGTCGACGCCGCGCTGGGCACCACCGTCACCGTCGACGCGATCCTCGACGGACCCACCGAACTGACCATCGCCCCGGGCACCCAGCCCGGCGCGGTGACCACGCTGCGTGGCCACGGTATGCCGCATCTGCGTTCCGGGGTACGCGGTGACCTGCACGCCCACGTCGACGTGGTGGTGCCGTCACGGCTCGACAGCACCGACACCGACCTGCTGCGCAAGCTGAAGGAGAACCGCAGCCGCGACACCGCGGAAGTGCGTTCCACGCAGGCTTCGGCGGGCACCGGCGGTCTGTTCAGCCGGCTGCGTGAGACGTTCACCGGTCGCTGA
- the mbtG gene encoding NADPH-dependent L-lysine N(6)-monooxygenase MbtG yields the protein MSAPTTPTLAVIGAGPKAIAVAAKAAELRAMGVPAPEVVVVERAGVAANWQAVGGWTDGNHRLGTGPEKDVGFPYRSSLVSRRNAELDERMTRHSWQAYLIATGGFAEWVDRGRPAPTHKRWSQYLRWVAEGIGMNVVVGEVEQISIAGGAGSSADAGGAGSSADAGSSADDADARRWVLRTAEDTVSADGLMVTGPGQAERSVLPGNPRVMSIAQFWHQAGKHELITAERVAVIGGGETAASMLNELFRHRVSTITVISPTVTLFTRGEGFFENTLFSDPTGWTGLTLAERRDALARTDRGVFSARVQDALLADDRIRHLRGRVAHAVARDERIRLTLSTNTGGEAVETVHGFDLVIDGSGADSLWFAPLFSQDALDLLELGLGGPLTSDSLQENIGHDLALTDVFPKLFLPGLAGLTQGPGFPNLSCLGLLSDRVLGADLAHPSMRRLDEYQSVR from the coding sequence ATGAGTGCCCCAACGACCCCCACCCTGGCCGTCATCGGGGCGGGACCCAAGGCCATCGCGGTGGCCGCCAAGGCCGCGGAGTTGCGCGCGATGGGTGTGCCTGCCCCCGAGGTCGTCGTCGTCGAACGTGCCGGGGTGGCTGCCAACTGGCAGGCCGTCGGTGGATGGACCGACGGCAACCATCGCCTGGGTACCGGGCCGGAGAAGGACGTCGGCTTCCCGTACCGGTCGTCATTGGTGTCGCGGCGCAACGCCGAGCTCGACGAGCGCATGACCCGGCACAGCTGGCAGGCCTACCTGATCGCCACCGGCGGGTTCGCCGAATGGGTGGACCGCGGCCGGCCCGCACCGACCCACAAACGCTGGAGCCAGTACCTGCGCTGGGTGGCCGAGGGCATCGGGATGAACGTGGTTGTCGGTGAGGTCGAACAGATCTCGATCGCCGGCGGTGCCGGCAGTTCAGCGGATGCCGGCGGTGCCGGCAGTTCAGCGGATGCCGGCAGTTCAGCGGACGATGCTGACGCGCGCCGGTGGGTGCTGCGCACCGCCGAGGACACGGTCAGCGCCGACGGCCTGATGGTTACCGGGCCGGGTCAGGCCGAACGTTCCGTGCTGCCGGGCAACCCCCGGGTGATGTCGATCGCGCAGTTCTGGCACCAGGCAGGCAAGCACGAACTGATCACAGCCGAGCGGGTGGCGGTGATCGGCGGCGGTGAGACCGCCGCGTCGATGCTGAACGAGCTCTTCCGCCACCGGGTTTCGACGATCACGGTGATCTCGCCGACGGTCACCCTGTTCACCCGCGGTGAGGGGTTCTTCGAGAACACCCTGTTCTCCGATCCGACCGGATGGACCGGGCTCACCCTGGCCGAGCGCCGGGATGCGCTGGCCCGCACCGATCGTGGCGTGTTCTCGGCCCGCGTGCAGGACGCACTGCTGGCCGACGACCGCATCCGTCATCTTCGGGGCCGGGTCGCGCATGCGGTGGCCCGCGATGAGCGGATCCGGTTGACCCTGTCCACCAACACCGGGGGCGAAGCGGTCGAAACCGTGCACGGGTTCGACCTGGTGATCGACGGGTCCGGCGCGGACTCGCTGTGGTTCGCCCCGCTGTTCAGTCAGGACGCCCTGGATCTGCTGGAGCTGGGGCTCGGTGGTCCGCTGACCAGTGATTCGCTCCAGGAGAACATCGGGCACGACCTGGCCCTGACCGATGTCTTCCCCAAGTTGTTCCTGCCGGGCCTGGCCGGGCTCACCCAGGGGCCCGGCTTCCCGAATCTGAGCTGTCTGGGCCTGTTGTCCGACCGGGTGCTGGGTGCCGACCTGGCCCACCCCTCGATGAGGAGACTCGATGAGTACCAATCCGTTCGATGA